A region from the Bubalus kerabau isolate K-KA32 ecotype Philippines breed swamp buffalo chromosome 12, PCC_UOA_SB_1v2, whole genome shotgun sequence genome encodes:
- the LOC129624178 gene encoding ATP-binding cassette subfamily C member 4-like has product MLPISPEVKTNPLQKVNFCSRLFVWWLNPLFKIGYKRKLEPDDMYSVLPDDRSQRLGEELQGHWDQEVKRAQKDSHEPSLMKAIVKCYWKSYLIWGMFTFLEEAEEWLLVAKILWAESNH; this is encoded by the exons ATGCTGCCCATATCTCCGGAGGTGAAGACCAACCCGCTGCAGAAGGTGAACTTCTGCTCGCGCCTGTTTGTCTG GTGGCTAAACCCCTTGTTTAAAATCGGTTACAAACGGAAATTAGAACCAGATGACATGTATTCGGTGCTTCCAGACGATCGCTCCCAACGCCTTGGAGAAGAGCTGCAAGG GCACTGGGATCAGGAAGTGAAGAGAGCTCAGAAAGACTCACATGAGCCTTCATTAATGAAAGCAATTGTAAAATGCTACTGGAAATCCTATTTAATTTGGGGAATGTTTACATTTCTTGAG GAGGCTGAGGAGTGGCTGCTGGTGGCAAAGATACTGTGGGCTGAGAGCAACCACTGA